The genomic stretch AACCCCAACGACTCGTGGCGCCCCGGGCTGTTCGTGACGGTGCAGGTGGCAACAGACAGCTACGCGGCGGCGGTCACCGTGCCGGTGGAGGCGATCCAGACCGTGGAAGACAAGCCGTCGGTGTTTGTGCGCACCGCCGAAGGTTTCGTCACCCGCCACGTTGAGCTGGGGGTCACTGAAAACGGCTTTGTCGAGGTGCGCCAGGGCCTGGAGGCCGGCGCCCAGGTGGCGACTGCCGGCAGTTTCGTCCTCAAGTCCGAGCTGGGCAAGGCTTCGGCCGAGCACGCCCATTGATCCTGCGAGTGATTCCCCATGTTTGAACGTCTGATTCAATTTGCCATCGAGCAGCGCATCATCGTGCTGCTGGCGGTGCTGTTGATGGCCGGTGTCGGCATCGCCAGCTACCAGAAACTGCCGATTGACGCAGTGCCGGACATCACCAACGTCCAGGTGCAGATCAACTCGGCGGCGGCCGGTTTCTCACCGCTGGAAACCGAGCAACGCATCACCTTCCCTATCGAAACCGCCATGGCCGGCTTGCCGGGCTTGCAGCAGACCCGTTCGCTGTCGCGTTCGGGGCTGTCCCAGGTCACGGTGATCTTCAAGGATGGCACCGACCTGTTCTTCGCCCGGCAACTGGTCAACGAGCGCTTGCAGGTGGCCCGCGAGCAACTGCCGGAGGGCATCGAAACGGCGATGGGGCCGATTTCCACCGGGCTTGGAGAAATCTTCCTGTGGACCGTGGAGGCCGAGGACGGCGCGCGCAAGGAAGATGGTTCGCCCTACACGCCAACGGACCTGCGGGTGATCCAGGACTGGATCATCAAGCCGCAGTTGCGCAATGTGCCTGGCGTGGCCGAGATCAATACGATTGGCGGCTTCGCCAAGGAATACCAGATCGCCCCGGACCCCAAGCGCCTGGCGGCCTACAACCTGACCCTGACCGATCTGGTGACGGCGCTTGAGCGTAACAACGCCAACGTCGGCGCCGGTTACATCGAACGTAGCGGCGAGCAGTTGCTGATCCGTGCGCCGGGGCAGGTGGCGTCCATCGACGACATCGCCAATATCGTGATCAGCACCGTCGACGGCACGCCGATCCGCGTGCGCAATGTGGCCCAGGTCGATATCGGCCGTGAGCTGCGTACCGGTGCGGCGACCGAAAATGGTCGCGAAGTGGTACTCGGCACAGTCTTCATGCTGATCGGCGAAAACAGCCGCACCGTGTCCCAGGCGGTGGCGAAAAAGCTCGAAGAGGTCAACCGCTCGCTGCCCGAAGGGGTGGTGGCGGTCACCGTCTATGACCGCACCAACCTGGTGGAAAAAGCCATCGCCACCGTGAAGAAGAACCTCTTCGAAGGCGCGCTGCTGGTTATCGTGATTCTGTTCCTGTTTCTCGGCAACATCCGTGCGGCGCTGATTACCGCGATGGTGATTCCGCTGGCCATGCTGTTCACCTTCACCGGGATGTTCACCAACAAGGTCAGCGCCAACCTGATGAGCCTCGGCGCGCTCGACTTCGGGATTATTGTCGATGGCGCGGTGGTGATCGTGGAGAACTCCATTCGGCGCCTGGCCCATGCGCAGCAGCGCCATGGCCGCTTGCTGACGCGCAGTGAGCGTCTGCACGAGGTGTTCTCCGCCGCCAAGGAAGCGCGCCGTGCGCTGATCTTTGGGCAACTGATCATTATGGTGGTGTACCTGCCGATCTTTGCCCTGACCGGTGTTGCCGGGAAAATGTTCCACCCGATGGCCTTCACCGTGGTCGTGGCATTGCTCGGCGCGATGATTTTGTCGGTGACCTTCGTTCCGGCGGCCATTGCACTGTTCGTCACCGGCAAGGTCAAGGAAGAAGAAAACTGGGTGATGCGCAATGCGCGCCGGGGCTATGCGCCGGTGCTGGATTGGGTCATGGCGCACCGTACCGTGGCGTTTGGCATGGCGTTGTTGACCATCGTGGTCTCCGGTGCCGTGGCCAGCCGCATGGGCAGCGAGTTTATCCCCAGCCTCAGCGAGGGTGACTTTGCCCAGCAAGCCATGCGCGTGCCGGGCACCAGCCTGACGCAGTCGGTGCAGATGCAGGAGAAGCTGGAAAAAACCTTGATGGAGCAGGTGCCGGAAATCCAGCGGGTGTTTGCCCGTACCGGTACCGCGGAAATTGCCTCCGACCCGATGCCACCGAACATTTCCGATAGCTACCTGATGCTCAAGCCCAAGGACCAGTGGCCGGACCCGAAAAAATCCCGCGAAGCCCTGATCGCCGATATCCAGCGTGCCAGTGCGATTGTGCCGGGCAGCCAGTACGAATTGTCGCAACCGATCCAGCTGCGCTTCAACGAGCTGATCTCCGGGGTGCGCAGTGACGTGGCGGTGAAGGTGTTTGGTGATGATCGGGACGTTCTGAACAAGACCGCCGGGGAAATTGCCGAAACCTTGAAGAAGCTCAACGGCGCCTCGGAAGTGAAGGTG from Pseudomonas fluorescens encodes the following:
- a CDS encoding CusA/CzcA family heavy metal efflux RND transporter is translated as MFERLIQFAIEQRIIVLLAVLLMAGVGIASYQKLPIDAVPDITNVQVQINSAAAGFSPLETEQRITFPIETAMAGLPGLQQTRSLSRSGLSQVTVIFKDGTDLFFARQLVNERLQVAREQLPEGIETAMGPISTGLGEIFLWTVEAEDGARKEDGSPYTPTDLRVIQDWIIKPQLRNVPGVAEINTIGGFAKEYQIAPDPKRLAAYNLTLTDLVTALERNNANVGAGYIERSGEQLLIRAPGQVASIDDIANIVISTVDGTPIRVRNVAQVDIGRELRTGAATENGREVVLGTVFMLIGENSRTVSQAVAKKLEEVNRSLPEGVVAVTVYDRTNLVEKAIATVKKNLFEGALLVIVILFLFLGNIRAALITAMVIPLAMLFTFTGMFTNKVSANLMSLGALDFGIIVDGAVVIVENSIRRLAHAQQRHGRLLTRSERLHEVFSAAKEARRALIFGQLIIMVVYLPIFALTGVAGKMFHPMAFTVVVALLGAMILSVTFVPAAIALFVTGKVKEEENWVMRNARRGYAPVLDWVMAHRTVAFGMALLTIVVSGAVASRMGSEFIPSLSEGDFAQQAMRVPGTSLTQSVQMQEKLEKTLMEQVPEIQRVFARTGTAEIASDPMPPNISDSYLMLKPKDQWPDPKKSREALIADIQRASAIVPGSQYELSQPIQLRFNELISGVRSDVAVKVFGDDRDVLNKTAGEIAETLKKLNGASEVKVEQTSGLPVLTINIDRDKAARFGLNVGDVQDTIAMAVGGRKAGLLYEGDRRFDMVVRLSDTLRTDIEGLSRLLIPIPALASNTSGQLGFIALSQVASLDLVLGPNQISRENGKRLVIVSANVRGRDIGSFVAEAEKALVQQVKIPAGYWTTWGGQFEQLKEASDRLRVVVPVALLLVFGLLFMMFNNLKDGLLVFTGIPFALTGGIMALWLRDIPLSISAGVGFIALSGVAVLNGLVMIAFIRNLREEGRSLSVAINEGALTRLRPVLMTALVASLGFIPMALATGTGAEVQRPLATVVIGGIISSTLLTLLVLPALYHWAHRRDEEA